A single region of the Bacteroides luhongzhouii genome encodes:
- the glsA gene encoding glutaminase A, with product MDKKVTLAQLKEVVQEAYDQVKTNTGGKNADYIPYLANVNKDLFGISVCLLNGQTIHVGDTDYRFGIESVSKVHTAILALRQYGAKEILDKIGADATGLPFNSIIAILLENDHPSTPLVNAGAISACSMVQPIGDSAKKWDAIVGNVTDLCGSAPQLIDELYKSESDTNFNNRSIAWLLKNYNRIYDDPDMSLDLYTRQCSLGVTALQLSIAAGTIANGGVNPVTKKEVFDATLAPKITAMIAAVGFYEHTGDWMYTSGIPAKTGVGGGVMGVLPGQFGIAAFAPPLDGSGNSVKAQLAIQYIMNKLELNVFSNNHITVVD from the coding sequence ATGGATAAAAAAGTAACACTCGCTCAATTGAAAGAAGTGGTACAGGAGGCATACGATCAGGTAAAGACTAATACCGGCGGCAAGAACGCCGACTATATCCCCTACCTGGCAAATGTCAACAAAGATCTCTTTGGAATCAGTGTCTGCCTGCTCAACGGGCAGACCATCCATGTGGGAGATACTGACTACCGCTTCGGTATAGAATCCGTATCCAAAGTACATACGGCTATTCTGGCACTGCGCCAATATGGTGCCAAAGAAATCCTGGACAAGATTGGAGCCGACGCAACAGGCTTGCCTTTCAATTCAATTATCGCCATCTTGCTGGAGAACGACCATCCGTCTACTCCGTTGGTAAACGCCGGAGCTATCTCTGCCTGCAGCATGGTGCAGCCCATTGGCGACTCTGCCAAGAAATGGGATGCCATCGTAGGAAACGTGACCGATTTATGCGGCAGCGCCCCACAGTTGATTGATGAATTGTACAAGTCCGAATCGGATACCAACTTCAACAACCGTTCTATCGCATGGTTGCTGAAAAATTATAATCGGATTTATGATGATCCGGATATGTCATTAGACCTCTACACCCGTCAGTGCTCATTGGGAGTGACTGCATTGCAGCTTTCCATTGCAGCCGGCACAATCGCCAACGGTGGCGTAAATCCGGTGACCAAGAAAGAAGTTTTTGATGCCACGCTGGCTCCTAAAATCACTGCCATGATTGCCGCAGTAGGTTTCTACGAACATACCGGCGACTGGATGTACACTTCCGGCATCCCTGCCAAAACAGGTGTGGGCGGTGGTGTGATGGGTGTACTGCCCGGACAGTTCGGTATTGCTGCATTTGCTCCTCCTTTGGATGGATCGGGCAACTCCGTGAAAGCGCAGTTAGCTATTCAATACATCATGAACAAGCTGGAATTAAATGTGTTTAGCAACAACCATATCACCGTTGTTGACTAA